One Rosa chinensis cultivar Old Blush chromosome 5, RchiOBHm-V2, whole genome shotgun sequence genomic region harbors:
- the LOC112167477 gene encoding BURP domain-containing protein 3 yields MEYFRLVSVCAFLYVALALLGRSYASNDVSWGSYWQSAFPKTAIPKTLQELLHPDNWIEGKSRYTGFSKDDLNINTLLVSGSAFPTIGKDSYAEAASGKIQVEPDVTTFFLEKDLRLGKKMTLHFPKTTVAAEFLPRKVAKSIPFSKSKLPQILNHFAVKPNSVEAEVIKQTIEDCEAPSIKGEDKYCATSLESLVDFTVSKLGKYVQVYSTEVENENKQEYKIGKGAVQRIGDRSVVCHKQKYVYAVFYCHEIHSTRAYVVPLVGADGTKAEAVAVCHTDTRTWNNKHFAFQALKIKPGTLPICHFLPSGNLVWVPNK; encoded by the exons ATGGAGTACTTTCGCCTCGTTTCCGTCTGCGCTTTTCTCTAT GTCGCATTAGCACTGTTGGGAAGAAGCTATGCCTCTAATGATGTATCATGGGGTTCTTACTGGCAGTCAGCTTTCCCAAAAACTGCGATACCCAAAACCCTACAAGAACTTCTACATCCGG ACAACTGGATCGAAGGGAAAAGTAGATACACTGGGTTCAGCAAGGACGATCTAAACATCAACACCTTGCTAGTTTCCGGATCTGCATTTCCAACTATTGGTAAAGATAGCTATGCCGAGGCCGCCTCCGGAAAAATCCAAGTGGAGCCAGATGTGACTACTTTCTTTTTAGAAAAGGATCTGCGACTGGGGAAGAAGATGACCCTGCACTTCCCCAAAACCACAGTTGCGGCCGAGTTCTTGCCTCGTAAAGTCGCCAAGTCCATACCCTTTTCGAAGAGCAAGCTGCCGCAGATTCTCAACCACTTTGCGGTGAAACCCAACTCCGTGGAAGCAGAAGTGATCAAACAGACGATCGAAGACTGCGAGGCGCCGAGCATCAAAGGGGAAGATAAGTACTGCGCCACGTCGTTGGAATCCTTGGTCGATTTTACCGTTTCGAAGCTCGGTAAATACGTGCAGGTGTATTCCACAGAGGTCGAAAACGAAAACAAACAGGAATATAAGATTGGAAAAGGAGCTGTGCAGCGAATTGGAGACAGGTCAGTGGTTTGTCACAAGCAGAAGTACGTGTATGCGGTTTTTTATTGCCATGAAATTCACTCAACTAGGGCTTACGTGGTTCCTTTGGTGGGTGCTGATGGAACTAAAGCTGAAGCAGTAGCTGTTTGCCACACTGATACAAGAACATGGAACAATAAGCATTTTGCTTTCCAGGCCCTCAAAATAAAGCCGGGAACACTTCCCATTTGTCACTTCTTGCCTAGTGGAAACCTTGTGTGGGTTCCAAACAAGTAG